One stretch of Chryseobacterium sp. LJ668 DNA includes these proteins:
- a CDS encoding oxygenase MpaB family protein, translated as MERTVLQPRFKDSQHFKDFWTKGNGKQLIDFSGAEVSFRDFDKFSHFFYHVDEAGDEVIKDVYFTKKFNEASREIENYIRKGVSEDDQAPESVKKLFQQTQTVPVWLDHNLLKSGAELCMRCNIDSLISLRDYCLIGGYDYAYLNKPLIVTEALKKGAVKRLSETLDFWVNVTRYDALEIHKKGYEFAIKTRLIHSYARLSIKKHYKNWDTENWGKPINSWDMMATYIGFSLVFLHSLHKLGNTISEEEEKGHFHLWKYIGFLLGVPEELLPNNKKEATEYFYLWTSIQPSADQDSVLLAHSLLNESLENPILKYQFQKKNLRYLHICCTWFLLDDAVCKRMHIPNVPFKKGFPMTKKIINKIYDSTVSREVRIKKGNKDQMKVLEDYLRVAQNSNFH; from the coding sequence ATGGAAAGGACAGTTTTACAGCCAAGATTTAAAGATTCACAACATTTCAAAGATTTTTGGACGAAAGGCAACGGAAAACAACTCATTGATTTTTCCGGAGCTGAAGTTAGTTTTAGAGACTTTGATAAATTTTCTCATTTCTTTTATCATGTCGATGAAGCGGGTGACGAAGTTATAAAAGATGTCTATTTTACTAAAAAATTCAATGAAGCATCGCGGGAAATTGAAAACTACATCCGAAAAGGAGTTTCAGAGGATGATCAAGCCCCTGAAAGTGTAAAGAAACTATTTCAGCAAACACAGACTGTTCCTGTCTGGCTTGATCACAACTTATTGAAAAGCGGAGCAGAGCTCTGTATGCGGTGTAATATAGACTCCTTAATTTCTCTACGTGATTACTGTCTCATTGGCGGTTACGATTATGCATACCTCAATAAGCCGCTCATCGTCACCGAGGCATTAAAGAAAGGTGCTGTAAAAAGACTTTCAGAAACTTTAGATTTCTGGGTGAATGTGACGCGATATGATGCCTTAGAAATTCATAAAAAAGGCTACGAATTTGCCATTAAAACTAGATTGATACACTCCTACGCAAGACTTTCTATCAAAAAGCATTATAAAAACTGGGATACTGAAAATTGGGGCAAACCGATCAATTCATGGGATATGATGGCGACTTATATCGGTTTCAGCCTGGTTTTTTTACACAGTCTTCACAAATTGGGAAACACCATTTCTGAGGAAGAAGAAAAAGGGCATTTTCACCTTTGGAAATATATCGGCTTCCTTTTGGGAGTTCCTGAAGAACTTTTGCCCAATAACAAAAAAGAAGCGACCGAGTATTTTTATTTGTGGACTTCCATTCAGCCTTCTGCAGATCAAGATTCTGTTTTACTTGCTCATTCTCTACTGAATGAGTCGCTTGAAAATCCTATTCTGAAATATCAGTTTCAGAAAAAAAACCTTAGGTATCTTCACATCTGTTGCACCTGGTTTTTGCTGGATGATGCAGTTTGTAAAAGAATGCATATCCCGAATGTTCCATTCAAAAAAGGTTTTCCGATGACGAAAAAAATCATTAATAAAATATATGATTCTACGGTAAGCCGTGAAGTGAGAATTAAAAAAGGAAACAAAGACCAGATGAAAGTTCTGGAAGATTATCTCAGAGTTGCTCAGAACTCTAATTTTCATTAA
- a CDS encoding HMG-box domain-containing protein — protein sequence MIKNLQIPNPCSEKWELMSSHEKGKFCSVCDKCVIDFTHKKHHEIINIIKEKQNEKICGRLYNDQLKTKDSKILNLKNKFFKNIPTNYRNSRITLTIFSLVLLLTGCSKSGTERPPLMGKIKIEEDTIPENDQFIFGEALIEDDSVFSKKDSIK from the coding sequence ATGATTAAAAACTTACAAATTCCAAACCCCTGTTCTGAAAAATGGGAATTAATGTCTTCTCATGAGAAAGGAAAATTTTGTTCGGTATGTGACAAATGTGTGATTGATTTTACTCACAAGAAACATCATGAAATTATTAATATCATAAAAGAAAAGCAAAATGAAAAAATTTGCGGGAGACTTTATAATGATCAATTGAAAACCAAAGATTCAAAAATTTTAAATTTAAAAAATAAATTCTTCAAGAATATTCCTACTAATTACCGTAACAGTAGAATTACATTAACTATTTTTTCTTTGGTTTTGTTATTAACAGGCTGTTCAAAATCTGGTACAGAAAGACCACCTCTTATGGGTAAAATTAAGATCGAGGAAGACACTATTCCGGAAAACGACCAATTTATTTTTGGTGAAGCTTTGATTGAGGATGATTCCGTATTTAGTAAAAAAGACAGCATTAAGTAA